The Qipengyuania oceanensis genome has a segment encoding these proteins:
- a CDS encoding phage terminase small subunit P27 family — MGRRKKPTNLKLIENSRDRRHLMLIKGEPLPSTPIGSAPAHFSLEERATWDDVVENAPRGMLKALDRYVLEAFVEAWETRRQAQEKLRRSPMVIRTPSGSAVPSPYVRIVNQQTVIIKSLIAELGFSPAARTSIAIEEEPDEDPTDRFFR; from the coding sequence ATGGGACGTCGTAAAAAGCCCACCAATCTGAAACTGATCGAGAACTCTCGCGATCGAAGGCATCTGATGTTGATCAAGGGCGAACCACTTCCATCAACACCAATTGGCAGCGCACCCGCTCATTTCTCATTAGAGGAGCGAGCGACATGGGACGATGTCGTCGAAAACGCCCCCCGCGGGATGCTGAAGGCATTGGATCGATACGTTCTGGAGGCATTCGTTGAAGCCTGGGAAACGCGCAGACAAGCTCAGGAGAAACTGCGGAGGTCGCCGATGGTCATCCGCACGCCGTCCGGCAGTGCGGTGCCGTCGCCCTACGTGCGCATCGTGAACCAGCAGACGGTGATTATAAAAAGCTTGATCGCTGAGTTAGGCTTCTCTCCCGCTGCTCGAACCAGCATCGCGATTGAAGAAGAACCTGACGAAGATCCGACCGATCGCTTTTTCCGGTAA
- a CDS encoding alpha/beta fold hydrolase: MTMYYTRAGRGKPLLLVHGLGATGGSWDTISPSLSRVREVIAVDLPGHGQTSEEADSGTFNGLARSLDDWLRTENLVGIDMVGSSLGARLVLEMARRGQAGAVVALDPGGFWQGWERTFFKSTITPSIALVRALRPALSAITGNVAGRTALMAQLSARPWALDPAFVARELKSLAATRTVNSLVKDLANGAMQEGPANTAAPVVIGWGRKDRLCLPQQADRAMKAFPEATLHWFERSGHFPMWDQPEETVRVILDATSISKST, translated from the coding sequence ATGACCATGTACTACACGCGCGCAGGGCGCGGAAAACCCCTCCTCCTTGTCCATGGACTGGGGGCAACTGGCGGCTCGTGGGACACGATCTCGCCTTCGCTTTCTCGAGTCAGGGAGGTAATCGCCGTGGACTTGCCTGGCCACGGGCAGACATCCGAAGAGGCCGACAGCGGTACGTTCAACGGGCTGGCGCGCAGTCTGGACGACTGGCTCCGCACCGAAAATCTCGTCGGGATCGATATGGTGGGCAGTTCGCTGGGTGCTCGCCTGGTGCTCGAGATGGCGCGGCGCGGCCAAGCGGGGGCGGTTGTCGCACTCGACCCGGGCGGCTTCTGGCAGGGGTGGGAGCGCACCTTCTTCAAATCCACCATAACGCCATCGATTGCTTTAGTTCGCGCTCTGCGACCGGCGCTTTCTGCCATCACCGGAAATGTCGCAGGCCGGACCGCGCTCATGGCCCAGCTCTCTGCAAGGCCGTGGGCGCTCGACCCGGCCTTCGTTGCGCGTGAACTGAAGTCATTGGCTGCTACGCGCACCGTCAATTCGCTTGTGAAAGATCTCGCCAACGGCGCAATGCAGGAGGGCCCTGCGAACACGGCTGCGCCCGTTGTCATCGGCTGGGGGCGCAAGGACCGGCTGTGTCTACCGCAGCAGGCGGATCGCGCGATGAAAGCCTTCCCTGAAGCGACATTGCATTGGTTCGAGCGTAGCGGACACTTCCCGATGTGGGATCAGCCGGAGGAGACCGTTCGCGTGATCCTGGATGCAACGAGCATCTCGAAATCGACGTAA
- a CDS encoding type II CAAX prenyl endopeptidase Rce1 family protein: MVCILLVAFSSVPIDIGLEWIGVVDAEGKPVSAFELCVFLLLPFAAMGAAVWAWSRFVERRSLATLGLTGGQRLRKYLTGLAIGVGMIALAVGSVWLAGGYVGGDILPALSSPASLFWIAILLPCFAFQSGAEEFIFRGWLLSAATRRWNLTAGFIASSIAFTFLHFSPHQPVREIVMTFTFGMFACAWAWRAGSIWGVMGWHAGWNWFTGVGFAVPITGLDLQLPALLVQLTPSGPDVLTGGPAGPESSVLTIGLLAAATLLLLLWSRDSMAAAQGTPPGGNDTTTRQST, from the coding sequence GTGGTCTGCATCCTGCTTGTCGCCTTCTCCAGTGTCCCGATCGATATTGGTCTTGAATGGATCGGCGTGGTCGATGCCGAGGGAAAGCCAGTGTCCGCATTCGAGCTTTGCGTGTTCCTGCTGTTGCCATTCGCGGCGATGGGCGCTGCCGTCTGGGCCTGGTCGCGGTTTGTCGAGCGCCGCAGCCTTGCTACCTTGGGCCTCACCGGCGGGCAAAGGCTGCGCAAGTATCTGACCGGATTGGCGATAGGAGTCGGCATGATCGCCCTGGCGGTCGGCTCGGTCTGGCTCGCCGGTGGCTATGTCGGCGGAGATATCCTTCCCGCCCTTTCCTCGCCAGCATCGCTGTTCTGGATTGCGATCCTGCTGCCCTGCTTCGCCTTCCAGTCAGGCGCGGAGGAGTTCATCTTTCGCGGCTGGCTGCTATCGGCGGCCACGCGCCGCTGGAACCTGACAGCCGGGTTCATCGCCAGTTCGATTGCTTTCACATTTCTTCACTTTTCACCGCACCAGCCGGTCCGCGAAATTGTCATGACGTTCACCTTCGGGATGTTTGCCTGCGCCTGGGCCTGGCGTGCTGGCAGCATCTGGGGCGTGATGGGCTGGCATGCGGGCTGGAACTGGTTCACTGGCGTCGGCTTCGCCGTGCCGATAACCGGGCTCGATCTGCAGTTGCCGGCCTTGCTTGTGCAACTGACGCCTTCCGGCCCGGACGTCCTTACCGGCGGACCCGCTGGGCCGGAGAGCAGTGTGCTGACGATCGGCCTTCTGGCTGCAGCCACGCTGCTCCTGTTGTTATGGTCTAGAGACTCCATGGCCGCTGCGCAGGGTACACCACCCGGAGGCAACGACACGACAACACGGCAATCCACATGA
- a CDS encoding AraC family transcriptional regulator → MQSKSENQDVGLHGSRVELIDAQLRVGAFSPHRHDTYTIAVTTSGVQSFNYRGKRWQSLPGQVVILHPDEVHDGYCCNQTGFSYRAAYLPPAHVQTVIGGAALPFLAEGVSTDADLVGSVLRLIAMCSAGNELFGYQDALHQFVSAMQRCEDGPPARRSVNREAVMRVQEFLDGVPGPETNLDQLEELAGYDRWQLSRDFRALLGTSPYRYLQCRRLELAGQLLRSGLGMAAAAHEAGFADQSHFGRVFRRTFGTTPLAWHRPGQPRTIIL, encoded by the coding sequence ATGCAGTCCAAATCGGAAAATCAAGATGTCGGCCTGCATGGTTCCAGAGTTGAGCTGATTGACGCGCAGCTTCGCGTGGGTGCGTTTTCGCCGCACCGCCACGATACCTATACAATCGCGGTGACCACGTCTGGCGTCCAGTCGTTCAATTACCGCGGTAAGCGTTGGCAGTCGCTGCCCGGGCAAGTGGTGATCCTGCATCCTGACGAAGTGCACGATGGGTACTGCTGCAACCAGACGGGCTTTTCCTATCGGGCGGCCTATCTGCCGCCTGCCCATGTCCAGACCGTGATCGGGGGCGCGGCGCTTCCATTTCTGGCCGAAGGGGTTTCAACCGACGCCGATCTGGTCGGCTCGGTGCTTCGCCTGATCGCGATGTGTTCTGCCGGGAATGAGCTGTTCGGCTATCAGGACGCACTCCACCAGTTCGTGTCTGCGATGCAGCGGTGCGAAGACGGCCCGCCGGCCAGGCGGAGTGTCAATCGCGAAGCCGTGATGCGGGTGCAGGAATTCCTCGACGGCGTTCCGGGCCCCGAGACGAACCTCGATCAGCTCGAAGAACTCGCCGGCTATGACCGCTGGCAACTTTCGCGCGACTTCCGTGCGCTGCTTGGGACCAGTCCCTATCGCTATCTGCAATGCCGCAGACTTGAGCTAGCTGGACAGCTTCTGCGCAGCGGGCTTGGCATGGCCGCAGCTGCCCACGAGGCCGGTTTCGCGGATCAGAGCCACTTCGGCCGGGTCTTCAGGCGCACTTTCGGGACCACGCCATTGGCCTGGCACCGGCCCGGGCAGCCGCGCACAATCATTCTATAA
- a CDS encoding VOC family protein: protein MAVTRIVANLRAENPARIADFYRRVFGLHLALDMGWITFLEGDSQQKVEMHAASQGGNGTDVPVISIGVDDLEGCEEAIRAAGAEIVYGPVKEEWGLRRFFFRDPAGNLVNVVDS from the coding sequence ATGGCTGTCACGCGGATCGTCGCAAACCTTCGAGCAGAAAATCCAGCCCGAATTGCTGACTTCTACCGTCGGGTCTTCGGCCTTCATTTGGCATTGGACATGGGCTGGATCACATTTCTGGAAGGCGACTCCCAACAGAAAGTGGAGATGCACGCGGCTTCCCAGGGCGGCAATGGAACCGACGTGCCGGTAATCTCAATTGGAGTGGACGATCTCGAAGGATGCGAAGAAGCGATCCGAGCTGCGGGTGCTGAGATCGTTTACGGTCCAGTGAAAGAAGAGTGGGGGCTGAGACGTTTCTTCTTTCGCGATCCGGCAGGAAATCTCGTCAACGTCGTTGATAGCTGA
- a CDS encoding TetR/AcrR family transcriptional regulator: MRYPKDQKADTKRHILEVAARSFRAKGPDHVSVGEVMSEAGLTHGGFYAHFKSKDALVAESVAAMFSDARSRTSPLDDALAGAGSDVRDALLRYCRSYLSSAHRDRPERGCPLPSLSADVARKGGAAADALTRGLGAMSDRMARVLDRLGEDDAINKATAIVAQMVGAITLARTLGQTPESDTLLNACYDDLARRYGA; the protein is encoded by the coding sequence ATGCGCTACCCGAAGGATCAGAAGGCTGACACCAAGCGACATATCCTCGAGGTGGCTGCGCGAAGCTTCCGGGCGAAGGGGCCCGACCATGTTTCGGTCGGCGAAGTCATGTCCGAAGCCGGACTGACCCACGGCGGGTTTTACGCGCACTTCAAATCGAAGGATGCTCTGGTAGCTGAATCTGTAGCCGCTATGTTCAGCGACGCCCGAAGCCGGACCTCACCACTCGACGACGCATTGGCCGGAGCGGGAAGCGACGTGCGCGACGCACTTCTGCGGTACTGCCGATCGTACCTCTCCTCCGCCCATCGTGATCGACCAGAGCGTGGTTGCCCGCTGCCATCGCTGTCGGCGGATGTCGCGCGAAAGGGCGGCGCGGCAGCAGACGCACTAACGCGGGGACTTGGCGCCATGTCGGATCGCATGGCCCGCGTTCTCGACCGGCTTGGAGAAGACGATGCAATCAACAAGGCGACAGCGATAGTGGCGCAAATGGTCGGCGCAATCACCCTGGCACGGACGCTTGGCCAAACACCTGAGTCCGACACACTTCTGAACGCCTGCTACGATGACTTGGCGCGGAGATACGGAGCGTGA
- a CDS encoding PaaI family thioesterase, with protein sequence MTELTGLEKVRVLLATGGRPPIGERLEFSLVEVELGSAVFESVPGRFAYNPMGIVHGGYAATLLDSACGIATASMLDPGESFTTLELKVAYHRSMNELTGMVRAQGNVVTLGRRIAYCEAKLTDTSGRLLASATSTLLRIPA encoded by the coding sequence GTGACTGAACTCACCGGGCTCGAAAAAGTCAGGGTCTTGCTCGCTACGGGCGGACGCCCCCCGATCGGGGAACGGCTGGAATTTTCGCTCGTCGAAGTCGAATTGGGCAGTGCAGTGTTCGAAAGCGTGCCGGGTCGTTTCGCTTACAACCCTATGGGCATAGTGCATGGCGGATATGCGGCAACACTGCTCGATTCGGCATGCGGCATCGCGACCGCCAGCATGCTGGATCCGGGAGAAAGTTTCACGACGCTAGAGCTCAAGGTCGCCTATCACCGCTCGATGAACGAACTGACAGGGATGGTCAGAGCCCAAGGGAACGTCGTCACGTTGGGAAGGCGTATCGCCTATTGCGAGGCGAAGCTGACGGACACGAGCGGACGGTTGCTCGCGTCGGCGACATCTACCCTGCTGAGGATCCCAGCATGA
- a CDS encoding MATE family efflux transporter, producing MTQLETIEIPAEGPELAIEAESPAERRARMMVEGPILATLAKLSVPNLISLCSATVVSIAETTYVGRLGLASLGGIALAFPIFMLMQMLSAGALGGTVSGAVSRAFGAHDKARAESVAISALAIGLAFGLAFATLILLLGSPMFRLMGGQGDILHEAVAFSSMAALAVIPIWATNMLASAARGSGNMVVPAYTLLLAGLVQVGVGGALGLGLGPFPRFGIMGVALGQVVAFTGSALFLAAYLRSARSRLRMTFDFRKVSIAQIGAIMRIGGIAMLSPLLSVAAVLTLTTIVARYGDAALAGYGVAVRLEFLLIPIAFSVGVACVPLVGTAIGRGDVTRARAVAWTAGSLAAGVLAIVGGLLSLYPGLWVAIFTSDPAITFAAETYFRIAGFGFPFFGLGLCLYFAAQGAGRVGGPIFAQGLRLFLVLVGGAYLAIFETPLWSVFAISTAAMITMGIGTAVFVKRARW from the coding sequence ATGACGCAGCTCGAAACAATCGAGATTCCGGCCGAGGGACCGGAACTGGCGATCGAGGCAGAAAGCCCGGCCGAGCGGCGCGCCCGGATGATGGTGGAGGGCCCGATCCTGGCGACGCTCGCCAAGTTGAGCGTGCCCAACCTGATATCGTTGTGCTCGGCAACGGTCGTATCGATCGCAGAGACGACATATGTTGGGCGTCTCGGGCTCGCCTCGCTGGGCGGCATCGCCCTTGCCTTTCCGATCTTCATGCTCATGCAGATGCTATCGGCGGGCGCACTTGGCGGCACCGTTTCCGGTGCGGTCAGCCGCGCTTTCGGCGCCCACGACAAGGCGCGGGCGGAATCGGTGGCGATCAGTGCGCTTGCCATCGGTCTTGCCTTCGGGCTCGCGTTCGCCACCCTGATCCTGCTGCTTGGGTCGCCGATGTTCCGCCTGATGGGAGGCCAAGGCGACATCCTGCACGAAGCGGTCGCGTTCTCGAGCATGGCTGCCTTGGCGGTCATTCCGATCTGGGCCACCAACATGCTGGCTTCGGCGGCGCGAGGATCGGGAAATATGGTCGTGCCCGCTTATACCTTGCTCTTGGCCGGATTGGTTCAGGTCGGCGTGGGCGGAGCGCTCGGGTTGGGCCTGGGGCCATTCCCCCGTTTTGGCATCATGGGTGTTGCCCTGGGCCAGGTCGTCGCATTCACCGGATCGGCGCTCTTTCTCGCCGCCTACCTGAGATCGGCCCGCTCGCGCCTGCGGATGACGTTCGACTTCCGCAAGGTATCGATCGCGCAGATCGGGGCGATCATGCGTATCGGCGGGATCGCCATGTTGTCGCCTTTGCTCTCGGTTGCCGCGGTGCTGACGTTGACGACGATTGTCGCTCGGTATGGCGATGCGGCGCTTGCGGGGTATGGCGTCGCTGTCCGGCTCGAATTCCTGCTCATACCCATAGCGTTCTCGGTTGGGGTTGCCTGTGTTCCGCTCGTCGGAACAGCAATCGGACGCGGAGACGTTACAAGGGCACGTGCAGTTGCTTGGACCGCAGGTTCACTCGCAGCGGGCGTGCTCGCAATCGTCGGCGGGCTTTTGTCGCTGTATCCAGGTCTATGGGTAGCTATTTTTACAAGCGACCCTGCGATCACGTTCGCTGCAGAGACGTACTTTCGTATCGCCGGTTTCGGCTTCCCGTTCTTCGGGCTTGGGCTGTGCTTATATTTCGCGGCCCAAGGCGCGGGGAGAGTTGGGGGACCGATCTTCGCACAGGGCCTGCGCCTCTTTCTCGTCCTGGTCGGGGGCGCATACCTGGCAATTTTCGAGACACCACTCTGGTCGGTGTTCGCCATCTCTACCGCCGCGATGATCACGATGGGAATCGGCACGGCTGTCTTCGTCAAACGGGCAAGGTGGTGA
- a CDS encoding TonB-dependent receptor: MVGTPALAQDASADDSQVDRQEAAPADRAGGLEEIIVTARRRAETVQSIPVSVQAISAEQIQQRDLTSLEKIAAATPQFSIGRSSNGAGAQLTLRGIGSSATSIGIEQSVAVVVDGVYYGQGRTINEGFFDLARVEILKGPQSLFYGKNATAGVISLTTADPGSLPEYMARVGYEFGAENLYGEAVVSQPLTDNLGVRVAVRASKMFGGYYKNEQVPIDYGTLDIATGDFNPHVAAAAAEDQPQERNLIGRVTFKYEPDSRLTATLKASGTINKTDGNGWNYVAIRCPSGSTTIAPSYPCDGGFVLHQNDMPTDIAAVYPYAKPNGGLFNDYKSWQVTGNLEYGLDNVTLTSVTNYNRNTNEFLCDCDFLSGAVWATENAGYRAFSQELRALTSFDGPVNLLVGALYQDTRRDFFQAVMFANIEDSSAAPEDRYVAYNKLSQTDGRTWSAYGQAIWEITPTLEATAGVRYIHETKDSFFTQPYVNAALTGIFRPEGAGPNGTLYGDQTFNDWSPDITLSWTPNADILVYGAYKAAYKSGGYSNSAINSSLAPNPNADLQFQPEKGKGFEVGIKSTILDNQLRANLTLYDYKYTDLQIDYFNAQIFAYVTYNAGRARTRGAELELEFAPRAAPGLTLSGTLNYNKARYSDFIAPCYSGQSIAQGCTSIDADGVPRQDLNGVPTANAPKWTGTAGVSYESDIGTNFLVGGNLNMRYSSSYLGSSFGDYYTEQNAYAVIDAGLYFGPADESWQLALIGKNLTDKFYFIGGGTAPLTGSGTGTAAAVPGDNIGYGSVPRTVAVQATVRF, from the coding sequence ATGGTCGGAACGCCGGCCCTTGCGCAGGACGCAAGCGCTGACGACTCGCAGGTCGACCGGCAGGAGGCTGCCCCGGCAGACCGGGCGGGTGGTCTGGAAGAGATCATCGTCACGGCGCGCCGTCGCGCCGAGACAGTCCAGTCGATTCCTGTATCCGTTCAGGCCATTAGCGCGGAACAGATCCAACAGCGCGACCTGACCAGCTTGGAAAAGATCGCCGCAGCGACCCCGCAGTTTTCCATCGGCCGCTCCTCCAATGGCGCCGGTGCGCAACTCACCTTGCGGGGCATCGGTTCATCGGCAACTTCCATCGGGATCGAGCAATCGGTCGCCGTGGTCGTCGACGGAGTGTATTACGGACAGGGCCGGACCATTAACGAAGGCTTTTTCGACCTGGCGCGTGTCGAGATCCTGAAGGGCCCCCAATCGCTTTTCTATGGCAAGAATGCCACCGCCGGCGTGATCTCACTCACCACCGCCGATCCCGGCTCATTGCCCGAATACATGGCCCGCGTGGGCTACGAATTCGGTGCAGAGAATCTTTACGGCGAGGCCGTCGTCTCCCAACCGCTGACCGACAATCTCGGCGTCCGCGTTGCGGTGCGTGCATCGAAGATGTTCGGCGGCTACTATAAGAACGAGCAGGTACCGATCGATTACGGGACCCTCGATATCGCCACCGGCGACTTCAATCCGCATGTCGCGGCGGCGGCGGCTGAAGACCAACCGCAGGAGCGCAACCTGATCGGCCGCGTGACCTTCAAGTACGAGCCGGATTCTCGTCTCACTGCAACGCTCAAGGCTAGTGGCACGATCAACAAGACCGACGGTAACGGCTGGAACTATGTCGCGATCCGCTGTCCCAGCGGGTCGACTACGATCGCCCCCAGCTATCCGTGTGACGGCGGGTTCGTCCTCCACCAGAACGACATGCCCACCGATATTGCGGCCGTGTACCCCTATGCAAAACCCAATGGCGGCCTCTTCAACGACTACAAATCGTGGCAGGTTACCGGCAATCTCGAGTACGGGCTCGATAATGTCACGCTCACGTCGGTGACGAACTACAACAGGAACACCAACGAGTTCCTGTGCGACTGCGATTTCCTGAGCGGCGCAGTCTGGGCAACGGAGAACGCGGGCTACCGCGCCTTCAGCCAGGAATTGCGAGCGCTCACGAGCTTTGACGGACCGGTCAACTTGCTGGTCGGTGCGCTCTATCAGGATACGCGGCGCGACTTTTTCCAAGCGGTCATGTTCGCCAATATCGAGGATTCCTCGGCCGCGCCCGAAGATCGGTATGTCGCCTACAACAAGTTGTCACAAACGGATGGCCGCACATGGTCCGCTTACGGCCAGGCGATCTGGGAAATCACTCCGACGCTCGAGGCGACTGCGGGCGTTCGGTACATTCACGAAACCAAGGACAGCTTCTTTACCCAACCTTACGTCAACGCGGCTCTGACGGGGATTTTCAGGCCCGAAGGCGCCGGGCCCAACGGCACGCTCTACGGCGATCAGACCTTCAACGATTGGTCGCCCGACATTACGCTGAGCTGGACGCCGAATGCCGACATCCTCGTCTACGGCGCGTATAAGGCGGCCTACAAATCGGGCGGCTACTCGAACAGCGCGATCAATTCCTCGCTTGCACCAAATCCCAATGCCGATCTGCAATTCCAGCCGGAGAAGGGCAAGGGCTTCGAGGTTGGGATCAAATCCACAATCCTCGACAACCAATTGCGCGCGAATCTGACGCTTTACGACTACAAGTACACTGATCTGCAGATCGATTACTTCAACGCGCAGATCTTTGCCTACGTGACGTACAATGCGGGCCGCGCGCGAACGCGTGGGGCCGAACTCGAGCTCGAGTTTGCGCCACGTGCTGCTCCCGGGCTGACACTGTCGGGGACGCTCAACTACAACAAGGCCCGCTATTCGGACTTCATCGCGCCTTGCTATTCCGGCCAGTCGATCGCGCAGGGCTGTACGTCGATCGACGCCGATGGCGTCCCCCGCCAGGATCTCAACGGCGTCCCGACGGCGAATGCGCCCAAATGGACTGGCACGGCCGGCGTCTCCTACGAAAGCGATATCGGGACGAATTTCCTCGTCGGCGGCAATCTCAACATGCGCTACAGCAGCTCGTATCTCGGCTCCAGCTTCGGCGACTATTATACGGAGCAGAATGCCTACGCCGTGATCGACGCGGGGCTTTACTTCGGCCCTGCCGACGAAAGTTGGCAGCTTGCGCTGATCGGCAAGAACCTGACCGACAAGTTCTATTTCATCGGCGGCGGAACGGCACCGCTCACCGGCTCGGGTACCGGCACGGCTGCCGCGGTTCCAGGCGATAACATCGGCTATGGTTCGGTGCCGCGGACCGTGGCGGTCCAGGCAACGGTGCGCTTCTGA
- a CDS encoding aromatic ring-hydroxylating oxygenase subunit alpha, whose translation MDAIEHQRRNPGEDRCPGPSTRDIILADGCEVPDALVAESYEFLGDGEIAYDRYTSTDAMQQEMERLWPKVWQWACRIEHVQEPGDFITYDIGRYSVIVTRTEDGRIKAYRNACLHRGTQLKPPASSGAADDLRCPFHGWTWNLDGSLKNIPCRWDFPHVKDEEYSLPEVRVDTWGGFVFVNLDPDCAPLIDHLGPLAEHFSDRWDLTDRRIRLHIQKELPTNWKAAQEAFLEAYHVYETHSQALATAGDANAQYDVFCDTVTRFVHTIGTQSPHYEGEQTEQDILDKMRLPEQASVPEGKSARSVAADILRRQIGAASGVDLARYSDSEMLDSIEYHLFPNMCLFPGVSLPMIYRFRPVGEDPGRTVFDLLFLDMVPDGTPMDYPPDPVVLGVDASYADAPGMDPGLGAVYDQDTGNLALPSRK comes from the coding sequence ATGGACGCAATCGAGCACCAGCGTCGGAATCCGGGAGAGGATCGATGCCCCGGGCCAAGCACCCGGGACATCATCCTTGCTGACGGGTGCGAGGTCCCGGACGCGCTGGTGGCCGAAAGCTACGAATTTCTCGGCGATGGCGAGATTGCCTACGATCGCTACACCTCGACTGACGCGATGCAGCAGGAGATGGAGCGGCTCTGGCCAAAGGTATGGCAATGGGCCTGCCGGATCGAGCACGTCCAGGAACCGGGCGACTTCATCACCTATGATATCGGTCGATATTCGGTGATCGTCACCCGGACCGAGGATGGCCGGATCAAGGCCTACCGCAATGCCTGTCTCCATCGCGGGACGCAGCTGAAACCGCCGGCGTCGTCCGGCGCGGCAGACGATCTGCGCTGCCCGTTCCATGGTTGGACCTGGAACCTTGACGGGTCGTTGAAAAACATTCCTTGCCGGTGGGATTTCCCGCATGTGAAGGACGAAGAATACAGCTTGCCAGAAGTGCGTGTCGACACGTGGGGCGGGTTCGTCTTCGTCAATCTCGATCCCGATTGCGCACCGCTGATCGATCACCTGGGCCCCTTGGCGGAGCATTTTTCCGACCGCTGGGACCTAACCGATCGCCGCATTCGCCTACACATCCAGAAAGAGCTGCCGACCAACTGGAAAGCCGCGCAGGAGGCGTTTCTCGAAGCCTACCACGTCTACGAAACTCATTCCCAGGCTCTGGCGACTGCGGGCGATGCCAACGCCCAGTATGACGTATTCTGCGATACGGTGACGCGCTTCGTCCACACGATCGGAACTCAGAGCCCGCACTACGAAGGCGAGCAGACCGAGCAGGATATCCTCGATAAGATGCGGCTGCCGGAACAGGCTAGCGTGCCGGAAGGCAAGTCGGCTCGCTCGGTGGCCGCCGACATCCTGCGCCGCCAGATTGGTGCGGCCAGCGGCGTCGATCTTGCACGATATTCGGACAGCGAGATGCTCGATTCAATCGAGTATCATCTATTCCCCAACATGTGCCTGTTTCCGGGCGTTTCGCTGCCGATGATCTATCGCTTCCGTCCTGTCGGCGAAGACCCCGGGCGTACCGTTTTCGACCTCCTGTTTCTCGACATGGTCCCCGACGGTACGCCAATGGATTATCCGCCCGACCCAGTCGTGCTCGGCGTAGATGCCTCCTATGCCGATGCGCCGGGCATGGATCCGGGCCTGGGCGCGGTCTACGACCAAGACACTGGCAACCTCGCGCTGCCGTCGCGAAAATGA